From the genome of Vitis riparia cultivar Riparia Gloire de Montpellier isolate 1030 chromosome 2, EGFV_Vit.rip_1.0, whole genome shotgun sequence:
ATATTCCAAATGAAGATGTTTAGCTTAATCTGCAAGTAATCTTCTCTCCGATTGCtgtcattattattttaatttagtcGTATTTTAGAATATGGTAAAGATCCCAAAGGGCCTTGTGATCATATTGGGCTGTTCGGGTTTTTCTGTGCTATTATAATTGGGCTGTAAATATTTATTGCAGGCCCGTTTACAAATTTGAGCCTGCTAGGTTTCTAAGATGCCCacaagaaaatacaaatataaatataataaaggGCAATCAtgagtaaataaaaaagagaaagggatggaaaaatgtaaataatttttatagtgAATTGGTGCAATTCGACTTATAACCATTCTCCTCAAGTTTCAATCTCAGACCAAGATTCCAATATCAATGAAGACTTCTAATTAAACTTTTATGTTGGAATTCTTCAATTTTAGTGGACCTTCATGCTCTTTTCGAAAGATACCctatttttgaaacaaaaacttCAACCGAAACCTCACACTCAATGATTTCCTAAGTGATATCCTACACATCACAGTCTCTCGAGCCATATACAAAGAAAGAGATGAAAAGTAAAATCTTAGTTATCGGTTTTAATATAAAGGATTACAAAATGATACTCGGATTAATAGTACCTTAAGTAGATATGCAAGTTGAAGAATAAATgcacttttaaatattttaacattctcataatgaataataataaatgtaggataatttaaaattcatcaaTTTGGGAGGCCTTAATGTAGAGTTTGGAAGCAAACTAGGCTCCAATCAGCCACCTAACTAACCCTTAGGTATTAAATGTAGTTCCCATTGACCGTTGCAGGCTTAATGGTTCCACTAGTCAACCTTCTAGTTAAGGTCAAGCCTCCATTTTGGGCCCTTATACAATTTTATAACATAAACGTTGAACTCTTCGAAGTATATTAATATAAGGTGACTGTAATTTAAAAAGATACTTGAtctgaaaaaaattaagattaatttcaattcaatgtGATGTGTTTTGGTACTTTAAACAAATAGTCTTcaatgataataattataaaagagTATGGGTATTTTTTAAAGGTTGGAGGATTAGGTGGTCCAAATTTGGGCCCTAGTGTGTCCATATTACAGGCCCAATCACCTGCATCACCTGCATCATCACCACTAGTAGCATGGTGCCATAATGAGCTCAAGACACGCCTTCGCCTTTCCATCCATGTAAGGTCACTTTACGGTCAAATTAATCAATTTggttaaaaaactaaaaacaaatccCCACCCTTTCTCCATCATTTTCAGGGTAACCAAACAGAACCCGACATTTCCCAAAGGTTAATTTCGTTTGCAGATAAGATCCACGACTCCATCAatcacacacatacacacactcCATCTGATACCCAAACCCCACTTTGAGAAAGAGAAGATGGTTGTTGCTTTCCTCACGTGActccttttcaattttcttggctGTGTGGCACATGACTTAAAAGTCTTTAGCTAGCACACTAGCTAGAAACCTTTGCATCTATTCCCAACTTTTACTTTCTCCATCCAAGAGATATATTGGAAGCCTCTTTTGGGGAAGCAAAATGGGGCAACCAGATCATCATGAGTTGACATgggtattgaaaattttgagccACTTGGTCTTCTAGTGTGGGTGTGCGTGGGTCTGCCACTTTCAGATGACCACCTTCTCTTGTCTCCTATGAGTCCACATATGCTCATAATTCAGCTCTCTACTTCGAAAGTGGCCtaggtttttctctttttagtgTCTTTACCTATAAGCCAACTTAATGGCACTTCACTAGTTCACTTCATGTGATTATTGTGTCTCCAAAAGATAAAGCTGAAAATCTTAAATCTAGTTCACGTGGATGAAAGAAATGGGAGAAGCTGGCAAGGTTAGTGTCTTTATTGGGAATCAACATGTAGTTCTTGAGACAAATTGGTTTGGTTTGCATGCATGGTGGATTTGCTAAATGTGGGGTAATTTAGATTATGCTATGAAGATCTTTCTCTCCAATTTTTAGgacttcaaaataaaattaaatctaaataaatatgAATCAAATCATTTGTTATAAAAATCTTAGATTATGAACCATTAAAGCATTGAAAGTAAAAACATCCGATAATTAATCAATAcatcaaaacattttttataaaaaataaattgaagtcattacttcaaaatttttaattagaaaaaaatgttttacttatttaaaaaattacaaaacaaatttgACATTTATTTATGTCTCATTTGTCGGGAGTTCAAATGCATGAAGAAAGTCATGTATTAATTTTGAGTCATGTATCTGACCActattgatttgaaatattatcGAACGCCTCTcctattattcttatttattgattttgccTATCTcttctaattttaaataaataatgtattttatgaaattttaaattaataaaaattaaatatatttaatataaatgtaaGAAAAGATAAGTCAAATTAAGatagtttaatgagttttgTTGAAAGTCTTAAAGACATTTTTAGATAGCATTTGAGTTTACACCTTATTGGTcttatatcaattatttaaatttgacaACATGGAATTCATTCTAACCCATAAAGtcaacaaaatcaagattaatgaTGACTTAAAATTTCAGCATTAAGGTGGGTGCATGCCCAAGGAGTCTTGTCTTATAATTGATTTGATTGATAATGTGTAATGTAATCTTCTCTTTCACATCTTTTTTGGGTAAGTTTTTATTAGTACATGTAGTGAAGCCCACAAGTAATAATGACCCATGCTTTCCTAGTAGATTCCCTTGATGATAGCTTAATAATAAGCCCAAAAAGGCTCTTCTCTATTAGGCCAATTGATCCAAATAAAGCTTTAGTTAGGTCATGGGATGTGGAGTATGAAATGGTAAGGGAAAGGGAAATATGGAAGGGAGTTGGGAGAGTGAAAGGGCATAAGCCAGAAAGGAATGAGGGTAGTCCTTGTAAGAAAGTGAGAAAGGTTGAAAGGGGACCATCATCTTGGGTGATGATGATGCCCATCTTCTTCCTTCACATCCACATCTTCTCTGCTACCAATCCTTCTCTTGGCACCCACCACTCTCTCCTAAGTGAAGATGGTGCCCTTTCTCCTAACCCTTgccctttttttaattttttttttttttaaaggagttACCTTTTCACCATTTATTTGGAGTGATTAAACTCATTCttattaaaattgtaatttttttttcttttaaatatgttattatgATATTTCTAATCCTAtataccaaaataaataaatgattatggatgaaaagataaattattgggatataatttttttttttaatgacaaaaCATGAGTGATAATTGGCTAAATTATCTCATTGGGGTTGTTTTTGGTACTTAATTATCGACATTGTAACAATTTAATATGATATTGGGAAAAAGTAGGTACTACTTCCCTTGTACCAAAcaaaaaatcttaataattttttttttttgtgtgtcaAATCATTTAAAACATTCACTAATTTGATATCTATTATccatttattacttaattatttagatatttaattgaataataattaaaaatctaaataattaagtaataaatggaaattatggaaaatatatatcaaattagaGGGAGGGGCAAAGCATCATATGAATAGCAGAATACTCCATGAATTGGTGGAGGAGATTATGATTTATGATGGAAGTGACAGAGTGGGCCTAGAGCATTGAAAGCCTGGGCCCATGGTCTGACTCCCAATGGGCCTTGGGAGGGTGCACCCCATCAGAGAGAAGATATGTGGGCCCGATTTGTTGTAGGGAGCAGGGCAGTTAAGTTGGCAGTTGAAGACGGGAGTTTGGGAAGAAAGCGAGTCAGGACTCAGAACTCAGGACTTGGGGGACAGTTGAGTTGGCAGTGGCCTTTGGATCGTCAAATTGAGTAGTACTAAATTTTCAGATATACATGGGATGAGGGCCGAGGGGTAGTCACTGGTAAATAATAAATACTGGGTGACGGGAGATGCACGCTTAAACTCACGTGGGTGTATTGATTAACCGTGGTTAAGACCAGAAACCAGTTACCAGTGACCACCCCTCACACCCAACATATGAGCAGCTTTAAAGCCAAGTAAAGCTGGACATGAAAGTGAAAGCAACCCACATACCATACTCCCTCCGATTCTAATATCTCTACCTATTTcccattatttttcttcaaattttagcaaccttttatatttctatatttcagtttcattttacaacaaacatattttgtattttatattttcttttgtaaggCTACGATCCCTTCTGCCAACTCATGTGCTGCATTGTGTTTGTATTGTGTCAAAGTTCAGATATTTAACTACATACCTCAATCCAAATCTAACACAAATAATAATcgtgtaaaaaatataaactcaaatactacctaattattaaataggtaacATGTGATGTAACATATTTAAACGATTTAAATCAGATccttattataatatttaaattgagtttgtcaaatataaattaaacaattttaaaatataattaagttaatgacaagattattaaattaattaatttggatCATATTATCACTTAAGTTGACCAAAAAattacctatttattaaataagttatgtGAGATGACACGAATTTGACTTAAACTCATTTATATTCAACTTAAACTTGCGAAAAATACGTTAAATTCATATTGTATTGACGAATCACATCAAACTTTGTTACCACTACCTTTTATTTGCGTCTCTTACAACTTAACAAAAAtctttatacaaaatattttctcacCGACTTTCTTCATCTCCTTCTGATTTTAGAAATACTATTTTACCAAAAACCACTATTAAGCATAgtctataatatttatatttatttccttCTCCTAAGTTGAATCATGATACCGTGCTTGAACTGAACAAACATGACAAAGAAAAGGCACCAATATTgtcttattttaagtattggGCATTTCCGTGAATCATTTTTGCCCCCCTGACATGTGACTTTACAGTTATGTAGCTGCGTCATCTCCCACCTAACATGGATTACCAAAACGCGAGGTGGTTACATTTTATACATATGCTCCAAAAGTATAAATACATtatagtaaaatttaatattatctCTCTTATTTAGTGGTTATAGTCAAAGGTACTATAATATTACATGTAAAATCTACCACGTGGTTTGCAGTAGGACCACAATTGTACATTTTTCATGCATGAATCTTGAAGGCCATATTCTTTTAGAAATATTAACATTTAATTTGTGTGTCCGTACTACTTCCTTATATGATCGCCTGGTTTTAAAATGCACATTCTCCTTGTATAGAAgtacataaaattaaatgttcAAAGTGggagaatttttttatgattatttaattaaaattattgttttaatcACGTAATTACAGTTTAATAGAGCGGATAATACAAGTTGGTGTAAGAACCCTCcttctaaaaaatactttataataaagtttatatataatatcccacatcgaatagaaaaaaaagtttatgatattatataagtattttaaaatcGTAATACTGcttgaatttataataaataatatttatatagtttttttaaatataataaattaagaaaaataaatttcatttagtTAAAATGTCATTAtcttaatatttgaaaaataagaaaaataaataaagtacatAGGGGGGTTTCATGgtactactttatttttttgctgTAATTACAACTCAATGAAGTCAATAATACAAGTTGGTGTAAGAACACTCTTTCTAGAGACTACTTTATAATAAAGTTTATATATGATATCCTACctgaaatagagaaaaaaatttatgatattatataagTATAGATCTTTTTATCATTAAGtgtgttttaaaattgtaatactatttgaacttaaaatagataatatttatataaattttttaaatataataaattaaggaaaagaatTTCATTTAGTTAAAATGTCATTATCttaagatttgaaaaataaaaaaaataaatgaagtacGTAGGGGGTTTCATGGTGAGATGAGACCGTTGGCGTTACCTTATTCTCTCTTTGTCCGCGGTCCCCCTATGGACATCGTCGGcacattaaaattatatgagATGTTAAATGACTGTAGTGCCcctttattttatgatatgcCGATACTATcctttttacttcattttctaGAATTTATGGCAGAAGTACCCCTACAGATCTTTCCCTAGCTACCTCGTAAATGACTTGAATGCCAAGGTGGATCCCTCGAGGATTTCGTGAACGATTTTTGATGTTGAACTCTCGAGGGTGTTTCAGTCTTTTTCTAGCActtattaacaaatttattttatatttattttgtaaaaaagaaaaagaaaaagtaataatagTGACAGTGGAATACAGCTTAAtacaataataatttgttttcagtcAATTATGATCCTTCCTTCTAAAGCTTGGGTGGCGCGTGGTCTATTAACTTATCAAACATATCCTTCCAATTCTACCCTTGGACAGTaacaattttaatcaaatatcaaatgattcAACCCTCAAATGATTCTAAAAATCAGAAGGTTAGTGCTTGGAAATTATGCCCAAACGAGTATAGAGACAAAAAAGTATTCTTTCCAAACAAGCCTTCACCTCACAAGCAAGGACAACAGAAGGGCATTTCTGTCCATTGCGAAAATCAATGTCCGTTTTCTCCTTGTTTACGAATAGCAGACATCTTTATATAACTTTCAAACgtcttgtaaatattttttaattatagattaTTACAGaagcttcttcttcaatttattttcctttttcttttttcttttcatctctttttctcttttgatgGGAAACTGGGAGAGTGATGCTGCAGAGATAGAGAGTCAGATGAGTGGGGAGAGGCTTCAGATCTAATGAGACCGGAGCTTCGAATGAGTGGAACTGGGATTGATCAACAGTGTTGACTCGGTGCGCTCTGCAACTTGAATTTGCTCATTTTTGGTTCCGATTTGGTGGACATTGGCGAATTGCGGCGGGGGGTTTAGCCGGAGTCCGATGAAATGAATGTGGAGGTTGCAGGTTGAGCTTGGCGGAGCTTGGATTCGGTTTGGGAAGATGATGAGGTGACTTGGCAAGCGAAGATGTTCAAGTCGGCGAGATGGAGGAGCGAGAAGAGCAAGATCAAGGCTGTGTTCAAATTGCAGTTTCGTGCAACGCAGGTATTGGTAATGTGGttgaaaatgttgaattttgttGAGTAGTGAGTTGAATTGTGCcgcgtttggttgctgagaaaaggtaggaaaagaaaagaggagatAATTTCTCGATTTTTCAGAATTGTGTTATTCGGTTTGGTTAAActtgagtttttcattttttcctgaAAGTGAACATCAGTAAACAAAAGAAtcagttttctgtttttcttctcttttcttcccTTCTCTGAGCAATCAAACTGAAGGTTAGGGTAGAACGTGAATATAAAAGTCGTTATTATAGGAAATATGTGGAATGTGATTGGGAGATTTGAGAACTGAGGAAGTTTAATATGTTCTTTCAGGTGCCTCAGTTAGGTGTGGAGGCATTGTTTCTATCTGTGGTTCCTGCGGATGTGGGAAAGCCGACAGTGAAATTAGAGAAAGCTTGGCTTGAAGGCGGAAGCTATTATTGGGAAAATGCGGTGTATGAAACAGTGAAATTCGTTCAGGACCCCAAGTCGGGGAAGATTAATGATAGAATCTACCATTTTATAGTCTCAAAGGTACAAATATTTGCCATTTTCTCAACTTCTTATGTTATTTGGTATcaaatgtttatttttgtagCTTAATTTTGGGTGGTTGTAGGGATCTTCAAAAGCAGGTCTTGTTGGAGAGGTTTCCATTGATTTTGCAGATTATGCTGAGGCAACAAAGccttcctctgtttctcttccccTGAAGAATTCAAACTCTGGTGCAGTTTTGCATGTTAGTGTTCCATTTCTCTCTCTTATTTATGTTTGTCACAGATTATTTAATGAAGTTCAAAAAATGTTCTTCCCTAGGCTTCTGATTTTTAGTGTCATTGAAAGTTAAGCCCATATCATGAAATGTCTTTTTAAGTTCTGCTGGCTGTAGAGATTTTACTGAAATGTGGTGTTGTCCTTCAAATAGGTTTCCATTCAGAGGATACAGGGAAATGTTGATGAAAGGTGAATATGAATCTTTTGAttcttttatttacttattcagGTTTTGAATGTTTGAATCTATCAAAATTGTTTGTGTAATTTCCCTTGAGTGAATTCTTGcagagaggttgaagaaagtGATGATGCCAAAATTAAGTCTCAGGATAAAATCTTGAGGAACCAATTAAGCAATGGTGATGCAGATGGAAGTGTCAAGAGTAATTCTGCTGAAGTAAGGTCTTATCCCATCCAAACAAAGAATACTTctaggtttattttattttggttttgtttgagCAGGGGAAGGGACTAAGAATGTATCTTTGATTCTAGACATTTGCATAATAGAAGGAATTAAAAACCTCAAAGATATGGATTTTTTCAAGGGAGTTAAACCGttcttttcttctctgtttCACAGGATGGTCCATTTAATAAAACCACATCCAACATGGAATTGAGCAGCAACCGCAGAGCATCGAGTGGATCTGACATTACACTATCAAGTTCTGAGAGCAGCTCTGGACTTGATACCCCAAGAGAAATTGTATCGAACAATAATAACATCCATCAGAACCCTACCAGCTTTGTATCTTCTCTGAGCCACACCTCATTGCCTCATCAGCCAACTACAAATACACTGGCCACAACATATCAAGAAGATCAGAGGTCACTATGTGAGTGGTCAGTGGCTTCTGATCATGGAGTATGTATGGATGACTCAATAAACAGTTCTCAAGACATCCTTCCAGGAGAAAGGTCTCAACAGGCTCCAGATGTTGCAATTGAGAAACTCAAAActgattttcttgttttggcCAGGCAGGCAGAAATGGCAGAGTTGGAATTACAGACTCTTCGAAAGCAAATTGTGAAGGAGAGGAAAAGGGGGCAGGATCTATCTAAAGAAGTTGGTGGCCTGAAAGAGGAGAGAGATGCACTGAAGGCAGAATGTGAAAACCTCAGATCCTTTCAGAAACGTACTGACcaggcaaaaataaaaaacaagttgcaGTTTGAGGGTGGGGATCCACGGGCTCTTCTTGAGGAACTGAGACAAGAACTAAGTTATGAAAAGGACCTGAACGCTAATCTTCGGTTGCAGCTTCAGAAGACTCAAGAATCAAACACTGAGCTGATCCTTGCTGTCCGTGACCTTGATGAAATGTTGGAGCAGAAAAATCTGGAAATATCCAATCTTTCAGACAAACTGGCAACCACTGAGAATGGGGAAGAACTGAGGGAAGCTACAACAAGATGCCAATCAGACGATGATGAAGAGCAAAAAGCACTTGAAGACCTCGTTAAGGAGCATAATGATGCCAAGGAAGTTTACTTGCTGGAGCAAAAGGTCATGGACCTCTACAGTGAAATAGAGATCTATAGGAGAGACAAAGATGAGTTGGAGGCACAGATGGAGCAGCTGGCTCTTGACTATGAGATATTGAAACAAGAAaaccatgatatttcatataGACTAGAGCAAAGCCAGCTGCAAGATCAACTGAAAATGCAGTATGAATGCTCAGCTTCTTTTGCTACCATGAACGAGCTTGAAAACCAGGTTGAGAAATTGGAAAATGAGCTCAAGAAGCAGTCAAGAGAATTCTCAGATTCTTTAGTCACCATAAGTGAACTTGAAACCCAAGTTCGGAACTTGGAAGAAGAACTGGAGAAACAAGCCCAGGAGTTTGAAGCTGATCTTGAAGTTATTACATTGGCCAAAGTTGAGCAGGAGCAGAGAGCCATCCGAGCAGAGGAAGCCTTGAGAAAGACAAGATGGCAAAATGCTAATACAGCTGAGAAGCTTCAGGAAGAATTTAAAAGGCTCTCCAAGCAAATGACATCTACTTTTGAGGCAAATGAGAAGGTGGCCATGAAAGCAATGGCAGAAGCCAGTGAATTGCGAATGCAGAACTGTCATTTGGAAGAAATGCTTCAGAAAGCTAATGAAGACCTCCAGTCAGTTAGAGATGATTATGAAGCAAAACTGCAAGATCTTTGCAACCAATTGAATTTGAAGACAAGCCAGTTGGAACAGCTTCTGTTGGAAACTGAGGATAAATCCAAGCAGCTTGAACATCAAGAAAAGCATGAGCAGGAATTTCATGGAGTTCTCTCACAGGAGATCATTACACTCATGGCTGAGATAGAAAGGCTCACAGAAGAGAATGGTTTACTTTCTGAACTGGCAGAACAGAATGAAAGTTTGAGAGCAGAGTTTCAACAGATAAAGATGTCAGCAAAGAAAACTGAGGTGCTGGTACAAAGAGGGATAATGGAAAGAAGTGAACTTGAAAAGACAATTGCTTTGCTGCGGAAGGAAGCAGAAAAGTTGCTGGAGGAACTAAATGGTATGAAATATCTAAAGGATGAAAAGGAGACCCTACTTGGAAATTTACAAGCTGAGTTGAAAAACCTTAGAGCTCGATATAATGAAATGAAACATTCTTTGTTTGAGGATGAGACTGAGAAAGAGAAACTCAGGAAGCAGGTTTTTCAACTAAAGAATGAACTCAAGAAGAAGGAAGATGCATTCAACACTGTTGAGAAGAAGCTCAAGGATAGCAATGGACGTGGCCCTATTTCTGATGGAACAAAAGTGACTCCAAAAAACAATAAAGCTGCTCCAGTTCCTCGTGGCTCTAAAGAGGTTGCAAATCTgaaggagaaaataaaatggCTCGAGGTAAATTTGCAACTCAAAGTAGCATAACAGAAAAGAGTTCTGAGTAGCAAATGCTTAGAGTAAATGGTAGACCAGGTGTAGAATGCTACTGTAGAGACCACAGAACAGACTATTTTGCAACATTACCCATCCCACACAATCTGAATATGTTGAAATTTTTATCGTAGTCTTAGTCATCACTTGTGAAAATTATGATACTAAATGACATAATGTACTGATGAAGTTTTACATCTGACAGGGACAAATAAAGCTTAAGGAAACTGCTCTAGAAAGCTCAACTAATTCATTTTTGGAGAAGGAAAAGGACCTTcagaataaaattgaagaacTGGAAAGCAGAATGGAAGATCTCAACCAAAGTAGCAAAAGCTTTTGTGAATACCAACTCCAAGAGGTTAGCAACTCTGTATTCAATATCACACACCAGGATTTATTAGTTTAGGGGTGTAGTTATCAGCATGTTCAACCATTGTGAGAGTAATTTATTAGTTGTTTTCAACAACTGTGAATCTACAATAGCATTGGTGGCATTATTATAACATAGAGCTCAAACAGTAATTTTTTGACAGATTGCCTTCATTATTGTTGGAGTGGTAATGTTGGGTTTATTATCACCTAAACCAATAGTACCTCCTCTTGAATTGCTGTCTGGATGAGTTTCAGCTGAATTTGCATATCCAGTTATGCAGTGAAAATAGTTGAGTTGGATAGTCGTCCCAAGTCAAACTTCAGTTAGCTTTTTAATATCATTCAATGTTAATAGTAAGCAAAAATTGAGGAAAACTCATTGATTTGGAATACAGGTAGCTTTGAATGGTGATATGCCTGGAGAAATAAGAAGTGCGGCTGGAAGTTTGACCACTACAGCATTAATGTCCAAAGAAAATGGGATGGAGATGCCACTAATTGAGAGGTATGAATGACTAAATGGAAGAAAACTTTATTCTCTTAGTCAATTTTGTTCACCTTTGCTCCATGA
Proteins encoded in this window:
- the LOC117932960 gene encoding interaptin-like isoform X1, which translates into the protein MFKSARWRSEKSKIKAVFKLQFRATQVPQLGVEALFLSVVPADVGKPTVKLEKAWLEGGSYYWENAVYETVKFVQDPKSGKINDRIYHFIVSKGSSKAGLVGEVSIDFADYAEATKPSSVSLPLKNSNSGAVLHVSIQRIQGNVDEREVEESDDAKIKSQDKILRNQLSNGDADGSVKSNSAEDGPFNKTTSNMELSSNRRASSGSDITLSSSESSSGLDTPREIVSNNNNIHQNPTSFVSSLSHTSLPHQPTTNTLATTYQEDQRSLCEWSVASDHGVCMDDSINSSQDILPGERSQQAPDVAIEKLKTDFLVLARQAEMAELELQTLRKQIVKERKRGQDLSKEVGGLKEERDALKAECENLRSFQKRTDQAKIKNKLQFEGGDPRALLEELRQELSYEKDLNANLRLQLQKTQESNTELILAVRDLDEMLEQKNLEISNLSDKLATTENGEELREATTRCQSDDDEEQKALEDLVKEHNDAKEVYLLEQKVMDLYSEIEIYRRDKDELEAQMEQLALDYEILKQENHDISYRLEQSQLQDQLKMQYECSASFATMNELENQVEKLENELKKQSREFSDSLVTISELETQVRNLEEELEKQAQEFEADLEVITLAKVEQEQRAIRAEEALRKTRWQNANTAEKLQEEFKRLSKQMTSTFEANEKVAMKAMAEASELRMQNCHLEEMLQKANEDLQSVRDDYEAKLQDLCNQLNLKTSQLEQLLLETEDKSKQLEHQEKHEQEFHGVLSQEIITLMAEIERLTEENGLLSELAEQNESLRAEFQQIKMSAKKTEVLVQRGIMERSELEKTIALLRKEAEKLLEELNGMKYLKDEKETLLGNLQAELKNLRARYNEMKHSLFEDETEKEKLRKQVFQLKNELKKKEDAFNTVEKKLKDSNGRGPISDGTKVTPKNNKAAPVPRGSKEVANLKEKIKWLEGQIKLKETALESSTNSFLEKEKDLQNKIEELESRMEDLNQSSKSFCEYQLQEVALNGDMPGEIRSAAGSLTTTALMSKENGMEMPLIESKEEILLEEQPKGSAITIREQFELDDLLMEMTSLKEKNKSMEGELKEMQERYSEISLKFAEVEGERQQLVMTVRNLKNAKKG
- the LOC117932960 gene encoding interaptin-like isoform X2: MELSSNRRASSGSDITLSSSESSSGLDTPREIVSNNNNIHQNPTSFVSSLSHTSLPHQPTTNTLATTYQEDQRSLCEWSVASDHGVCMDDSINSSQDILPGERSQQAPDVAIEKLKTDFLVLARQAEMAELELQTLRKQIVKERKRGQDLSKEVGGLKEERDALKAECENLRSFQKRTDQAKIKNKLQFEGGDPRALLEELRQELSYEKDLNANLRLQLQKTQESNTELILAVRDLDEMLEQKNLEISNLSDKLATTENGEELREATTRCQSDDDEEQKALEDLVKEHNDAKEVYLLEQKVMDLYSEIEIYRRDKDELEAQMEQLALDYEILKQENHDISYRLEQSQLQDQLKMQYECSASFATMNELENQVEKLENELKKQSREFSDSLVTISELETQVRNLEEELEKQAQEFEADLEVITLAKVEQEQRAIRAEEALRKTRWQNANTAEKLQEEFKRLSKQMTSTFEANEKVAMKAMAEASELRMQNCHLEEMLQKANEDLQSVRDDYEAKLQDLCNQLNLKTSQLEQLLLETEDKSKQLEHQEKHEQEFHGVLSQEIITLMAEIERLTEENGLLSELAEQNESLRAEFQQIKMSAKKTEVLVQRGIMERSELEKTIALLRKEAEKLLEELNGMKYLKDEKETLLGNLQAELKNLRARYNEMKHSLFEDETEKEKLRKQVFQLKNELKKKEDAFNTVEKKLKDSNGRGPISDGTKVTPKNNKAAPVPRGSKEVANLKEKIKWLEGQIKLKETALESSTNSFLEKEKDLQNKIEELESRMEDLNQSSKSFCEYQLQEVALNGDMPGEIRSAAGSLTTTALMSKENGMEMPLIESKEEILLEEQPKGSAITIREQFELDDLLMEMTSLKEKNKSMEGELKEMQERYSEISLKFAEVEGERQQLVMTVRNLKNAKKG